The following proteins are co-located in the Triticum aestivum cultivar Chinese Spring chromosome 1A, IWGSC CS RefSeq v2.1, whole genome shotgun sequence genome:
- the LOC123095698 gene encoding CBL-interacting protein kinase 17 — protein MVATGDAEEAAAGCRARAALLGGYELGRTLGEGSFGKVKHARHRATGGHFAVKILDRGRVLSLRGADDQVRREIATLTMLAHPNVVRLHEVAASKTKIYMVLEFVNGGELFDRIAMKGKLSEREGRRLFQQLIDGVSYCHGKGVYHRDLKPENVLIDRKGNIKISDFGLCALPQHLGKDGLLHTTCGSPNYIAPEVLQNRGYDGSLSDIWSCGVILYIMLIGQLPFDDRNMVVLYQKIFKGDAKIPEWLSPGAQNIIKRILEPNPMKRINMAEIKQHEWFQKDYIHVGPYDDDDEDVRLGAILPVKQKQISEAPGDKSTRQMNAFQLIGMASSLDLSGFFEEEGVSQRKIRFTSALPPKDLFNKIEVTATQSGLHVQRVHSKLKITGNCNGANNPLPFLVCVEVFELGPSLHVVELRKSHGDPAVYRQLCDRISGDLGIDKIFRMEQLFDDDLPSFDSRGATPLVAL, from the exons ATGGTGGCGACGGGGGacgcggaagaggcggcggcggggtgCCGCGCGCGGGCGGCGCTGCTGGGCGGGTACGAGCTGGGCCGCACGCTCGGGGAAGGCAGCTTCGGCAAGGTGAAGCACGCGCGGCACCGCGCCACGGGGGGCCACTTCGCCGTGAAGATCCTGGACCGCGGCAGGGTGCTCTCCCTCCGCGGCGCCGACGACCAGGTCCGCAGGGAGATCGCCACGCTCACCATGCTCGCGCACCCAAACGTCGTCCGCCTCCACGAG GTTGCTGCTAGCAAAACAAAGATCTACATGGTGCTTGAGTTTGTCAATGGAGGAGAACTGTTTGACAGGATT GCAATGAAGGGAAAACTATCCGAACGAGAAGGAAGAAGACTTTTTCAGCAGCTAATTGATGGCGTGAGCTATTGCCATGGAAAGGGTGTCTACCACAGAGACCTTAAG CCTGAAAACGTTCTGATTGACCGAAAAGGCAACATCAAGATCTCTGATTTTGGTCTATGTGCTTTACCTCAACATCTCGGG AAGGATGGATTACTGCATACAACCTGTGGTAGCCCCAACTATATTGCACCTGAG GTTCTGCAGAACAGAGGTTATGACGGATCACTGTCGGATATCTGGTCTTGTGGAGTAATTCTTTACATAATGCTCATAGGCCAGCTTCCGTTTGATGACCGAAATATGGTTGTTCTTTATCAGAAG ATTTTCAAGGGTGACGCTAAGATCCCGGAGTGGCTTTCGCCTGGTGCACAAAATATTATTAAGAGGATTCTTGAACCAAATCCGATGAAGAGAATCAACATGGCAGAGATCAAACAACACGAATGGTTTCAGAAAGACTATATTCATGTTGGTCcatatgatgacgatgatgaagatgtaCGGCTTGGTGCAATTCTGCCTGTGAAACAG AAGCAAATTAGTGAAGCACCTGGGGACAAGAGTACTCGTCAGATGAACGCTTTTCAGCTGATCGGAATGGCATCTTCCCTCGATCTTTCTGGGTTTTTTGAGGAAGAG GGAGTGTCCCAGAGAAAGATCAGGTTCACATCAGCACTTCCACCGAAGGATTTGTTCAACAAGATTGAAGTAACGGCAACGCAATCGGGGCTCCACGTTCAAAGAGTGCATAGCAAG CTCAAAATAACGGGCAATTGCAATGGAGCGAACAACCCTTTGCCATTCTTAGTCTGTGTCGAG GTGTTTGAGCTCGGCCCCTCTCTGCATGTTGTTGAGCTTAGGAAGTCCCACGGTGACCCTGCAGTGTACAGACAG CTCTGCGATAGGATCTCGGGTGACCTGGGGATTGACAAGATATTCAGGATGGAGCAGCTCTTTGACGACGATCTCCCCAGCTTCGACAGCAGAGGCGCGACGCCACTGGTTGCCTTGTGA